In the Rhinolophus ferrumequinum isolate MPI-CBG mRhiFer1 chromosome 12, mRhiFer1_v1.p, whole genome shotgun sequence genome, CCTTTTCACAGGTGCCATTACCCCACTCATCAGGTACTGTCGCCATGTCAGGTCCTCCCTGAGTGTGGCCAGAGCTGGGGGAGCAGACACAGAAATTGGGGGGCAGGGAATGGGCAGGCTTGAGGTGGGGCATACAGATATGGATGACCCCAGAGGGGAAACAATAAACAGGATGTAGATATGTtttgggggaaaggggaaaagacaATCTGAGGGACAAAAGTTAAGGGGTTTGGGGAGCTAAGAGGGTAGAAGGGGCACAGAAGAGACGCTCACCCATGTCGTACTGTAGGCTGAGCTCGAGTTTGGGCCAGAGCATGACGAGGGCGAAGGAAGCGTAGAAGTGGACATCGTATGTGTTGTACATGCGGTATTCCTGGCCTGGAGGAATGAGGGAGACACGGTTGCCAGAATTCCTGCTTCCCCTTCACATGCCCCTCCCTAGCTTGTCCTCCAGAGTTGAAGATGGGGCACTGTTACACTGCACACCTGCCTCTTACCCGCCTCATCCCAACCAATACCTTGGGGTAGGTAAGACCCATCATTCTGCCTGGTGGTAGGGCACTCCCTGGCCTTACAGACACAGCCTGCCACGCCATGGCCCATCAGGAGCCCACACCTTCAAGGTAGCCAAAGCGACCGTACTCCTGTAGGGTGGGGCGGAGCTGACACATGTTCCCCCCCAGCTCTTCCAGTAGGGAGTCCTCAGGAACTTCCAGCCATATTGTGCCTCCATCAGCCAGGAAATATAGTTCATTGAACAGTGCAGATTTGTACCAGGCAGGCAAGGATCTGGGGAGCCAGGAGGAGATGACGGTTTACAAGTGAGGACCTTCCAAGAAAGGAAGGATTCTGGGGTTCAGCAGAGTGGGGGCATCAGGTGAATCCCAGCCCAACTCTGCAGACTTTGATGGGTGGACAGTGATTCAAGGAGTCCTAGTTGGAGTGTTGAGTGCCTGGGAGAAAGGCAAGAGATGGGCCCCACTGGCACCTGTCATCCAATACTGGGCTCTGCCAAGCGGAGATTCTCTCTTCCCAATCTGCGTATCGGCACAGTGCATAGTGGCTAAGGGCGGGTGCTGCATCACCTTCTGAGCCAAAGAACCTCGTGTACCGCCTGCGATGGGAACAAAAAGGGGAGGGTGAGAACATGGGCTCTAGATCGGAGCCCTAGCACCTTGGATCCCTGTACTCTCAGTCCGCTCACCTGCAGTAGACCTGGCCCTTAGCTCCAAACATGATTCTGGGCATGTCCCAAGCCAGTGAGAATTCCAGGCGGCACTGGCCTCGAGGTGGTAGCTTGCTTGTAACACACACAGCCCCAGCGATTCCCACCCCTTTCTGCGAGGGGTTGCTTCGGCCTGAGAAGCACAAGAGGAATCAGCACAGATAGTCCTTCAGCCCCAGGATCCCTAACGTGGGAACAAGGCCTGGTCATTTACCAGGCCTCCCACCTTGCTCCTGAAACAGGGACAACCTCTTTCCCACCACCTCCCTGTGAGACCCCCGATCACCAGCGGGGGAGTCCAGCTGTCCATCCTGAAGTAGATCCTGCCACACCTGCTGCCCAGTGCTGTCAGGGTCAAAGGCTGTGAAGTGGGTTACTGTCGTGTCTGCCTGTTGAGGGGCCAAAGACTGTGAGGGGAAGCGCCGCAAGTACACTGGCTTCTGACAAACACTCGAGGTCCTGTTACATGTTCCCACCTCCAAGTTCTAGAGGCTTAAGGGCTGTGGGGAGGGTGGGACTCGGGAGTTGAGGAAACGAAGAAGACACTTgtgggatgggaggtgggggcggggctcggACCAGGCTGAGGGGGGGTCCCGGGCTGAGGTCCAGGCGGCTGCCCCGTACCGTGCGCCGTGCAGCCACAGCCGTGGTGTAGGGGTTTGGAAGGGCTGGATGATGCAGCAGCAGCCCCCGCACGGTCTCCCCGTCACGCTCCAGACAGAAGGGCTCATTCCACAAACCCCCTGGGGCATCATCGCCACCTCCTAGTCCGTTCCGCATGGAGAACATGATGGACACATCCAGGGCTTCATCGCCTTCATTTTCCACATCCCACACAAAGACTCCTACAGGCAGACTGCTGTCCTGGGAGCAAAACATCAGACTCAGATGTTCCCAGCGTAGCGCCTCCTGGGCCTGCTCCCCCAGGGTCAATACCTGGCATCAAGGACCTGACTCAGAACCCATATATTCATTCTCTGTCTCCCACTTGCATCTCCCCCCATTCCTAGGCAGGCTGTCTACCCTGAGACAGAAGACCAGCTGGGCGGCAGTCCTGGGAAACCAGCGTGATGTTCAACCTCCAACCCCTTCTTTCATAGGTCATGGAATTTCCAGCACAGACAGATCCCAGGGAGGGGAAGACAATGGAGGAAACACAGGAGGGGAATCTCACCTGGTAGTCATGGGGCAAGATGGGTGTGATCTGGCGGCAGGTGAGGGTGACATTCTGGCCAGGAAGCTGATAGACAGTCCAGGCTCGGGGATAGAGGGCATGGTAGAATGCAAAGTACCCACACAGGCCCCAGTTCCAGCTGCGCAGGACACTTGGGCGCTCCACGGACAGGACTTGCTGGTACACAGTCTGCCCTTCCCGACGCAAGCACACTGTGAACTAAACCAAGAAGGAAGACAGGCTAGAACGGGGTAACCCGCGGGCACCTCAAACTAGTCTCCCTCCCCTTAAAGTAGCTCCTCCTCTTCCAGAGCCTGCAATGGTTAGTTACCATAGTAACAGCCTCACTCATCCCTGGCTCAGGCCTTTCCCACAAGCTCAGTGAGTCGCCACCAACTCCTGCCTCTTTCTCCATCCATCTCCCAGGCTTCCTCGCGCTTCTCACTACTGTGGTCTTATTGCCCTAACCCAAACCCTAACCATCGCTGCTTTTACCCTCTGCCTCTACTCATTTAGGTATCAGAAGGATCTTTCTTACAGACATATGAAGATACGTTAATCTGTGTTTATAATGTTTCAGTGACTCCCCATGGCCCTCAGGCTAAAGTTTAAATTCTACTTTCAAGGTCTTCAAGGTCTTCTTGATCTGGCCTCTCCCTACCCATCAGATTCATTACCTGTTCAAGCACCGATATTCTGGTCATATCAGACACTCAATAATCACATTGAGCACACCACAGGTCCccctccatgcctttgctcatgctcATTCTCCCTCTGATGAAACACCCCATCCTTCAAGGCCTAAGTCAAACGCCATCGCCTCTCCTCAAGCAGTGAGTCATTCTCCTGTGTGTCCCCCTACCCCTCTAGTCTAGCATGttacaatgtatttatttacattctgACTCTCTGATTGCTCTATGGgttctctgagggcagggaccctctAGTTCACTGAGGTCCCCCTCTCCACCTATGACTCCACCTCAGAGTCAGGCAGAGCTGGCACGTGTAGGGAGAGAATGGGCAAAGTCTGCAGCAGTGTCCCTTTTTTCTTAGTGTACTATCTGTCCCTCTCATTTTGGCACTGATGTGGTCTCACAGTCTCCATTTTCTCCAAGTCCTATTCCcctagtaaaaatttaaaattatgttgttggAATACTAGATAATGGTTAAGACCAGGGGTTCTTAACCGCAGACAGAACTGGTTCTGAATCCCAGTGCTTCCATTTACcaaccatgtgaccttgggcatgttactaAACCTCTTTggatcttagtttcctcatctgtaaaataggcacAGCATGTATGATACTAACCTTATAGGATtgactttaaatattaaatattatacaaaaagCTTAGCACATGTTAAGCATGcagtaattactttaagtgtaGAGTCACAATTCTGGAAGGCATTCCCCACGGGATACCTAAGGGATGAGCCAGAGAGGAAGCTTGGGGCATTGGGCAGGGCCAGTCAGCTAACTAGGAAGGGCGCTGTCATTAATTGGACTCAAGGCCTGCTAGTCATTTCTCCTTTGAAGACGAGCTGAAAGCTGGAGGCATCCCTCAAACAGGAACTAGGAACTTGGTGGACAACTCAACATGAGAGGACACTAGAGAGAGATGATGAAAGGTAGATCCCATGCCTCTGGCAATACAAGGTTCAGGTGTGATGaaggaacagaggaaaaagaagcGAAGCttcagaaaagggaagaaggctAGAGATCTATGCCTGGGAGAGGAAGGGCTTCAGCCAGAGAGACCTCCAGAAGAGTGATCACCAGCAGAGGAGCTGACCTCTGGCTGATGGCTGGCAAATCAGGGTGAGCAGTGGGTGCTCTATACATCTTTTTCCCCCCATGCATTTGTAgacttctggttttgttttcccttctggTCCTACTACATGTTCTTTCAACCAGGTTAAGTCACCTGGGAATTCTCTGCTCTCTGTGGCTGGGTATTGCTCAGCTAGTGGAGATAGGGCCTCAAAGTAGCTAACAGGCATTTACTAGAGGGGTGCCAGGGCTGTTTACTTTTTCAAGGAACATGTGCTCTCTGTTTCTTTTGTACAGTACATCCTAGCACAGGGCTGGGCACGTGGAAAGCCTCCTGAAGAAACTTATTGGACTGAACCATGTACACATCTAACTGCCACATCCACCATTAGCAAAGAGGCCCTTCCTGGCCGGGGGAGGTCCTGTCCTGGACCTCTCCTCTACCTCTTGGCTCTTACTTGGTCAGCGATGACTGTCCGGTGTTGGTACATGCCAGGATTAAGCTGCCAGCGACAGAACTGGCCTCTCCAGCCTCGGGTGATAGTGCCTCCCCCGATGCCACCCAAGGGACAACCTAGAGAGAGAATCAGGATCGTTACTGGGGCGGGGAAAGGAAGACAAGCCCATTTCTCACTTtctacaccaggggtgtccaaacttttttcaacctttttcaccaagggccatatgaggtaaaacacacaaacagccgggccactcactcgaggtgaagtacgtattgcctcacctggtttatttaagtaaactaaatatatttttggaatttgctgcgggccaattaacaatagATTGCGGACCatagttggcccacgggccgcagtttggacacccctgctctagaccatAAAGCTAGGTTCCTCTAAAAACCAGGGGAATATCAAATTGACACAttatacatcttaaacttatacagtgttatatatgtcaattatattttcaataaagatgGGAAAAAACCCTGAGGGGATGAGGGCAGTGCAGCTTGCCTAAGCTGGAAGCCTCTTTGCCTAGCTCTGAGGTAGACCTGGAGGCTGGGCCCTGTCTGaacagggcagagctgggatgaagCTCACCATAGATCTGTCTCAGGGGCACAGAGTTGATGAGATCGATGAAAGGTTTCTTCTTCTCCACCTGGGTCTTCCGGTACCACCACTGCAAGTACCTGAGGAGCAAGAAGCAGTGTGAGAAGAAGCAGTGGGCGGTGCCTTCTAGGCTGCAGTCACCTACCATTCTGGACAAAGCCAGCTGTGATTTCCCATTAACTGTCCCGAGGATCCATCACCTTTTCTTCCAAACCTTTCCCCCTCTCGACTCCTCTACAGTTCAAGGCcccctcatcttcctcctcacCCGAGCTCACAGTGTGGGACTATCTTTGTTTCTCCTCTATCTTCTCCTCAGGTGCTTTCTGATCTTTCCTCACCTCTAACTCCACTACCACTGCTTTCGCTTACCCCAGGAGCTTTTGTTTGAGGTGTTGAAAGGGCCAGTTATGGTTTCCTGACATACAACCCCTCCACCTGCCACAATAGGCATGGGCTGCTGggataactttctttttaaattgatttttcttcctgattATAAAAGGTGAAAATTTGTAGAATATAGTaggtggaaggggaaaaaaaaatcccaccccTAGATAACCAGTGCTTACATTTtggagtatttctttttctttttaagttcagGATTTAAACTGTAAGCTTTGTGATTCTGCTCTCTCATAATACCCCAGTAAAGCCTTCTAAAAATCCCAACATTTTCCTGGTCTTGTCACAGCTCTATATCCAACAGGCATATGATTGTGTTTGGGTTTCATTCAAGGTTCTCACATCTGTCCCAGACCATCTTCTAATCTTAACTTTCTACAAATTCCCATTCAGGGTGGGTCCTCACTAAGCAACCCCAGACTCTCCTAATTCCACTTTCCTCCCTACCCAGCTATTTTATACCCACTATTCAATCATGACACTTGTAATCATGTATTATAATTGTgtaacccctctgagcctcggtttcctcatctacaatGGGGATACCTCCTgccctacctacctacctacctcaTGGAATGGTTGACAGAGCAAAAGATATAATAGGAAAGCCATAAAATAGAACACCTGTGTCAGGTGTGATCATTGTACATACACTATCTCAATTCCCAATCAAATGCTGTCTTGTTATTTCAGTGTTCCTCACATGAGTCTGACATACTTTAACATCCTTGGAGAAAGGGACAGTGACAAAGACTAGTAGATTATTATTTATAGCTTCAAGCACAGGGCAGGACACATGGTCTGCACTCAATTACTATTCGCTGAATTTACAAACAGTGGGGCATATGAGAGATGACCATGGACAGGAGCAAGGGGAGGAAAAATGTGCATTAAGAATAGGGAGGGTaccttctgggggtgggggagaggaagggaagacaaAGGATGAAATGATGGCAAGTCAGAAGATCCTCCCTGTCAGCTTAGAGGAAACTGGACTTTGAAACTagaggccagaaaggattggtgaagggagggagggtgcaGCAGGGATTAGAGAAGTGAGGGAGAAATGCAAGATATGGGGATAGGCAGAACAAAGGAATATCTGGCATAGAACAAACGCtcagtaaacatatatatatatatatattttttcccccttcttccgcctcccccaaTCCCCCACCCGGTTCAAGCCGttctttctcagtctagttgtgtaggacacagctccctggcccatgctggtattatgagtcttgcgctcccccagctgaggcagtcggtcgccagctgttggtcagctgctcacagcagctctcgctggctgccggccgctcacgctggctgccggccgctcacccGGCACATGGTAGCCtgctccagctgctcatggcgcccagctccagagagagctattgttcacaatcttagctgtagagggcacagctcactggcccatgtggaaatcaaaccagcGACCCTGGCATTAGgcgcatggtgctccaaccacctgagccaccaggccggccctcaataaatatttattgaaatgaatgGACACTGTCTGGAAGGGAGATTAATCACAATTGAGTTCTTACCACACTGAGGCCAAGAGAACTCTGATCAGTGTACCCTCAGTTCAGCTCTCTCTTAGggtctgtctttctctcactcCCTTAATTTAGCGGCTGGTCATTCCTACCATATTTGGCTTTCTCCATCATTTAGCCCCAACTTAAGAATTATCATTCAGAATTCTTCCTCGTCTCACTCCTTGCTCCTTCATGCAGGACCTCATCCCATTCCAAAAGCCTGGTGTCAGTGGTCTCCGCCCTATGCAGGTATGGGCAGCCAAGGTCCAGGGGGCTGAGCTCAACTTCAGGCCTCTATGACTCAGCTCATAGAGACTGAAGGGCTAGGATGCCCACCTATTTTTGACCTCACTGTCCCCACCATAGGCACCCCAATGTGCTTTTCTCAGCACCCTAGCCCTAGATCCTATTTTGACCCAAAGGCTTTTGGGGTCAAAGTTGGGCTAGGTCAGTTTCAGAAGCAACCTGGAGGGATGACTGTTCTCTGGTACAAGCCAACCACAGGGACTAGCAGAGGAAATGGATACCTAGGCAGTGCCAGGCCTTTCCCACTGCCTAGGGTTGGGGTTAGGTAAACAgactccccaccccaaccccacagcACTGACTGGAAAAGGGAAGGATCCCCTATTTTAGAGGACGGCAGTGTTGGGTTTCCCAACCTTtatgcctccctccctggctCTGTGTTTATGGTGTGGACTGACTCAGGATGACTTCAGGGTGATGCTTTTTGTCCTCACATCCACCTGTTCCTGTTAATACTCAT is a window encoding:
- the GBA2 gene encoding non-lysosomal glucosylceramidase is translated as MGTGVPSSEQTSCAKGDPQVYCSEGAGGTEAVQVTDCESPEDGRSQSEPSYRNPEDSGQLMASYEGKAKGYQVPPFGWRICLAHEFAEKRKPFNANDISLSNLVKHLGMGLRYLQWWYRKTQVEKKKPFIDLINSVPLRQIYGCPLGGIGGGTITRGWRGQFCRWQLNPGMYQHRTVIADQFTVCLRREGQTVYQQVLSVERPSVLRSWNWGLCGYFAFYHALYPRAWTVYQLPGQNVTLTCRQITPILPHDYQDSSLPVGVFVWDVENEGDEALDVSIMFSMRNGLGGGDDAPGGLWNEPFCLERDGETVRGLLLHHPALPNPYTTAVAARRTADTTVTHFTAFDPDSTGQQVWQDLLQDGQLDSPAGRSNPSQKGVGIAGAVCVTSKLPPRGQCRLEFSLAWDMPRIMFGAKGQVYCRRYTRFFGSEGDAAPALSHYALCRYADWEERISAWQSPVLDDRSLPAWYKSALFNELYFLADGGTIWLEVPEDSLLEELGGNMCQLRPTLQEYGRFGYLEGQEYRMYNTYDVHFYASFALVMLWPKLELSLQYDMALATLREDLTWRQYLMSGVMAPVKRRNVIPHDVGDPDDEPWLRVNAYVIHDTADWKDLNLKFVLQVYRDYYLTGDQGFLRDMWPVCLAVMESEMKFDKDQDGLIENGGYADQTYDAWVTTGPSAYCGGLWLAAVAVMVQMAALCGTQDVQDKFSSILRRGKEAYERLLWNGHYYNYDCSSQPQSCSIMSDQCAGQWFLRASGLGEGDTEVFPSPHIVRALQTIFKFNVQAFAGGAMGAVNGMQPHGVPDRSSVQSDEVWVGVVYGLAATMIQEGLTWEGFRTAEGCYRTVWERLGLAFQTPEAYCQQRVFRSLAYMRPLSIWAMQLALQQQQHEKASRPRAEQGTGLNTGPTLGPKGAMANPSPV